The genomic window GGGCGAGACGCGGCTGGAGCAGGTGCCCCTCTCGCCCCTGCGCTACGAGGCGATCACCCTCGCCCTCGAGGAAGCGAGCGCCCGCACCCCCGACGCGCTCCTCGCGGCGATCCGCGCCCGGCTCCCCGAGGGAGAGCTCGATCCGCGGCACACCCGCCTCGTCGTGGTGCGCGCCACCCTCGAGGGCCGGCTCTCCGACCGCCAGGCGGTGAGAGAGCTCGCGGCGCTCTCGGTGGGCGAGCGACAGCTCGGCGGAGAGATCCCGGGCCTCGTCGAGCGCGTCGACGATCGGACCCGGCCGGCGCTCGATCTGCAGCACCTGGCCGAGCGCCCCACCCCGGTGGGCCACCTCGCGCGCCGGATCCTGGCGCTGCAGGAGGGCGACGAGGCCGCGCGCGCCGCGCTGCTCGCCGACGCCCGCGCGCGCTGCCACGACTGGCTCTCGGGCCGCTGGGCGCTCCCCCCGGGAGCGTCGCTCGCGCCCCCCCTCGAGGACCGGCTCCTGCCCGCGGCCTGGGCGGCGCTGGAGGCGCTGCTGGAGCACAGCTCGGAGGGCGCGGGCTGATGTGGATCCGCAGCCTGCACCTCCGCGACGCCCCGGGCCTCGAGCCGCTCTCTCACGAGACGCTGCAGCCCGGGGTCAACGTGATCTGGGGACCGAACGCCTCGGGGAAGAGCACGATGGCCCGGGCGCTGCGATCGCTCT from Deltaproteobacteria bacterium includes these protein-coding regions:
- a CDS encoding AAA family ATPase — its product is MWIRSLHLRDAPGLEPLSHETLQPGVNVIWGPNASGKSTMARALRSLFARGPGGPARVTAIVEEGRGRHELIRPHDGATLWPP